A genomic region of Magnolia sinica isolate HGM2019 chromosome 6, MsV1, whole genome shotgun sequence contains the following coding sequences:
- the LOC131248718 gene encoding uncharacterized protein LOC131248718 isoform X1, whose amino-acid sequence MGGKKNKGGSTESLTAAAEENASKKRKLIPSLIKNKEKRSAVHAKLKHEKKVEKRKRAKLRDAAIEKAIELGEEPPAPKIPRTIENTREADETVCKPDDEELFAGNDADEFSLVLKRECTPKILITTCRFNSSRGPAFIAELLSVIPNAHYYKRGTYDLKKIVEYATNKEFTSIIVVHTNRREPDALLIMGLPNGPTAHFKLSRLVLRKDIKNHGNPTSHMPELVLNNFTTRLGHRIGRLIQSMFPQDPNFRGRRVVTFHNQRDFIFFRHHRYIFESKESKKSDSKVKAATSGKAKGSKGEDVPQENVIARLQECGPRFTLKLISLQHGTFDTKGGHGHQSQEIFLMSCVNIFFPPLRVASTICFFH is encoded by the exons atgggggGAAAGAAGAACAAGGGCGGGAGCACCGAATCGCTTACTGCAGCAGCAGAGGAAAATGCGTCCAAGAAGAGAAAGCTTATCCCGTCTCTGATAAAGAACAAGGAGAAGAGATCCGCCGTCCATGCCAAGCTCAAGCACGAGAAGAAGGTCGAGAAGAGAAAGCGAGCCAAACTCCGCGATGCTGCCATCGAGAAGGCCATTGAGCTCGGCGaagag CCTCCTGCTCCGAAGATCCCTCGCACGATTGAGAACACGAGAGAGGCCGATGAGACCGTTTGCAAGCCAGATGATGAAGAG TTGTTTGCAGGAAATGATGCAGATGAATTCAGTTTGGTTCTTAAACGAGAATGTACTCCAAAGATACTGATCACTACATGTCGGTTCAATTCTAGT AGGGGTCCTGCCTTTATTGCGGAGCTGTTATCTGTGATCCCAAATGCACACtactataaaagaggaacctatGACTTGAAAAAG ATTGTAGAATATGCAACCAATAAAGAGTTCACCTCAATTATTGTTGTCCACACCAACCGTAGGGAACCTG ATGCACTTCTAATTATGGGCTTACCAAATGGACCTACTGCACATTTTAAACTCTCAAGACTAGTACTACGCAAAGATATTAAG AATCATGGCAATCCAACAAGCCATATGCCTGAGCTAGTATTGAACAACTTCACAACACGTCTTGGTCATCGTATTGGGAG GTTGATACAATCAATGTTCCCTCAAGATCCGAACTTTCGTGGTCGGCGAGTTGTAACCTTCCACAACCAGCGTGACTTTATATTCTTTCGCCACCACAG GTACATTTTCGAAAGCAAGGAAAGCAAGAAAAGTGACTCAAAAGTCAAGGCAGCGACGAGTGGAAAGGCCAAGGGCTCCAAGGGCGAGGACGTCCCTCAAGAGAATGTGATCGCACGCCTTCAG GAGTGTGGCCCACGCTTTACACTGAAGTTGATCAGCCTACAGCATGGGACATTTGATACAAAAG GCGGACATGGACACCAGTCGCAGGAGATTTTTCTTATGAGTTGCGTCAacattttttttccccccttacgAGTTGCGTCGACAATATGTTTTTTTCACTGA
- the LOC131248718 gene encoding uncharacterized protein LOC131248718 isoform X2, protein MGGKKNKGGSTESLTAAAEENASKKRKLIPSLIKNKEKRSAVHAKLKHEKKVEKRKRAKLRDAAIEKAIELGEEPPAPKIPRTIENTREADETVCKPDDEELFAGNDADEFSLVLKRECTPKILITTCRFNSSRGPAFIAELLSVIPNAHYYKRGTYDLKKIVEYATNKEFTSIIVVHTNRREPDALLIMGLPNGPTAHFKLSRLVLRKDIKNHGNPTSHMPELVLNNFTTRLGHRIGRLIQSMFPQDPNFRGRRVVTFHNQRDFIFFRHHRYIFESKESKKSDSKVKAATSGKAKGSKGEDVPQENVIARLQECGPRFTLKLISLQHGTFDTKGGEFEWVHKADMDTSRRRFFL, encoded by the exons atgggggGAAAGAAGAACAAGGGCGGGAGCACCGAATCGCTTACTGCAGCAGCAGAGGAAAATGCGTCCAAGAAGAGAAAGCTTATCCCGTCTCTGATAAAGAACAAGGAGAAGAGATCCGCCGTCCATGCCAAGCTCAAGCACGAGAAGAAGGTCGAGAAGAGAAAGCGAGCCAAACTCCGCGATGCTGCCATCGAGAAGGCCATTGAGCTCGGCGaagag CCTCCTGCTCCGAAGATCCCTCGCACGATTGAGAACACGAGAGAGGCCGATGAGACCGTTTGCAAGCCAGATGATGAAGAG TTGTTTGCAGGAAATGATGCAGATGAATTCAGTTTGGTTCTTAAACGAGAATGTACTCCAAAGATACTGATCACTACATGTCGGTTCAATTCTAGT AGGGGTCCTGCCTTTATTGCGGAGCTGTTATCTGTGATCCCAAATGCACACtactataaaagaggaacctatGACTTGAAAAAG ATTGTAGAATATGCAACCAATAAAGAGTTCACCTCAATTATTGTTGTCCACACCAACCGTAGGGAACCTG ATGCACTTCTAATTATGGGCTTACCAAATGGACCTACTGCACATTTTAAACTCTCAAGACTAGTACTACGCAAAGATATTAAG AATCATGGCAATCCAACAAGCCATATGCCTGAGCTAGTATTGAACAACTTCACAACACGTCTTGGTCATCGTATTGGGAG GTTGATACAATCAATGTTCCCTCAAGATCCGAACTTTCGTGGTCGGCGAGTTGTAACCTTCCACAACCAGCGTGACTTTATATTCTTTCGCCACCACAG GTACATTTTCGAAAGCAAGGAAAGCAAGAAAAGTGACTCAAAAGTCAAGGCAGCGACGAGTGGAAAGGCCAAGGGCTCCAAGGGCGAGGACGTCCCTCAAGAGAATGTGATCGCACGCCTTCAG GAGTGTGGCCCACGCTTTACACTGAAGTTGATCAGCCTACAGCATGGGACATTTGATACAAAAGGTGGGGAatttgagtgggttcacaag GCGGACATGGACACCAGTCGCAGGAGATTTTTCTTATGA